The following coding sequences are from one Poecile atricapillus isolate bPoeAtr1 chromosome 28, bPoeAtr1.hap1, whole genome shotgun sequence window:
- the NDUFA11 gene encoding NADH dehydrogenase [ubiquinone] 1 alpha subcomplex subunit 11 produces MAGYWDGPEGEQCPQRTWLATRVGAAAGLVGAAYRIILLRPGSALAALQTAAADTVTMATLGAVFGLSTCLSAQVREEPEDPLNYFIGGCAAGAVLGVRAHSYLTGTTACLGFGITAALMKIGNKEGWRLTGPPKL; encoded by the exons ATGGCGGGCTATTGGGACGGGCCCGAGGGCGAGCAGTGCCCGCAGCGTACCTGGCTCGCTACGCGCGTGGGCGCGGCCGCGG GCTTGGTCGGGGCGGCGTATCGCATCATCCTGCTGCGGCCCGGCTCGGCTCTGGCCGCGTTGCAGACGGCGGCGGCAGACACTGTCACTATGG CTACACTGGGAGCTGTGTTTGGCTTAAGTACCTGTCTCAGTGCCCAAGTCCGGGAAGAACCAGAGGATCCTTTGAATTATTTCATAGGCGgctgtgcagcaggagctgtctTGGGAGTGAGAG CTCACAGTTACCTCACTGGCACCACAGCATGTCTGGGGTTCGGAATCACTGCAGCTCTCATGAAGATTGGTAACAAGGAGGGCTGGAGGCTGACGGGACCTCCCAAGCTGTAA
- the KLHL33 gene encoding kelch-like protein 33 — MWVAEGPASDQWSLRDGAHAGHFLAVADQLRTTGQLVDVTVGPEGDMAHAVVLASISSFFHRFLEGRTTQLRQDPPPHVPLPPGATLWGWRAVLTFAYGGIVPHGRPKEVEEAARALGASRLVAACTLRLETDHQEEGPKPLEEQWETLRAMEQLHADGVGCDLQLQAGNEVIPVQRLALSCSCDFFRALFTCPMREATHDPADPLVTGLSPAELRLLLSFAYTGAVAGPWPMVLEAAETSLRYQAWGLLTLCLDVFTHGLTPEIVPDVLTFAVAYGLDEVVHVAENYILATFPCVVVTPAFLDLPAHLLIRLLRSDGLNVLHELETLEAASRWLMANGDGQEDLAKEILSSVRFALMSSLELKKVPSVTAGVADPKVLHELMVASFAPMAQLPCRVRSLQEVLVVCGGDKVKGNLAARKPSRHLWFADRYLSAVGLVKQVEWRALGHFPDGPRFRHAVTVVGNNLYVLGGKHYYGVHDTLASVYRYQPMDDSWERLASMTCGRSYFAAVALGNFIYALGGSSGELYCTDTVECYNLANDTWRRCQPLPMALCGHAACALDGELYVSGGCDEAYQCQASLLRYVPGAPVTLLAPMNGQRAGHIMEEAGGQLYVAGGLCQRAGQTGYRDQLTFEVYSPKQNIWVLLSPLPRAHVVGGAAVLGGELLVLGGYSHETYQDTHLIHAYQPGTRRWITRGTLPHAYTDLQACVLTVPSALRAPSCLKDPLRSTETPNNA; from the exons ATGTGGGTTGCAGAGGGGCCGGCCTCAGACCAGTGGAGCCTGCGGGATGGGGCTCATGCTGGACATTTCCTGGCTGTGGCTGACCAACTCCGCACTACAGGACAGCTGGTGGATGTGACCGTGGGCCCAGAGGGTGACATGGCCCATGCTGTGGTCCTGGCCTCCATCAGCTCCTTCTTCCACCGCTTCCTGGAGGGCAGGACCACACAACTCCGCCAAGATCCTCCACCCCACGTTCCCCTGCCACCTGGGGCCACGCTGTGGGGCTGGCGGGCTGTGCTCACCTTTGCCTATGGGGGAATTGTGCCCCATGGCCGACCGAAAGAGGTGGAGGAGGCTGCCCGGGCCCTAGGTGCCTCCCGGCTGGTGGCTGCCTGCACCCTGCGTCTGGAGACTGACCACCAGGAAGAAGGTCCTAAGCCCCTGGAGGAGCAGTGGGAGACACTAAGAGccatggagcagctccatgccGATGGTGTGGGCTGTGACCTCCAGCTCCAAGCAGGGAATGAGGTCATCCCAG TTCAGCGACTggccctgagctgctcctgtgaCTTCTTCCGGGCCCTTTTCACCTGCCCCATGCGGGAGGCCACCCACGACCCTGCTGACCCGTTGGtcacagggctgtccccagccgaACTGcgtctcctcctctcctttgcctacacaggagctgtggcagggcCATGGCCCATGGTCTTGGAGGCAGCTGAGACCTCCCTGCGCTACCAGGCCTGGGGGCTCCTCACTCTCTGCCTGGATGTTTTCACCCATGGCCTGACCCCAGAAATTGTCCCTGATGTACTGACCTTTGCTGTGGCCTATGGGTTGGATGAGGTGGTCCATGTAGCAGAGAACTACATCCTGGCCACATTCCCCTGTGTGGTGGTTACACCGGCCTTCCTGGATCTTCCTGCACACCTTCTCATCCGCCTCCTCCGCTCTGATGGTCTTAATGTCCTCCATGAACTGGAAACCTTGGAAGCAGCATCTCGGTGGCTTATGGCCAATGGAGATGGCCAGGAGGATCTAGCCAAAGAGATCCTGTCATCTGTTCGCTTTGCCctcatgtccagcctggagctgaAGAAGGTCCCATCTGTGACTGCAGGGGTAGCTGACCCAAAGGTCCTCCATGAGCTCATGGTAGCAAGTTTCGCCCCTATGGCCCAGCTGCCATGTCGGGTACGTTCCTTGCAGGAGGTGTTGGTGGTTTGTGGTGGAGACAAAGTAAAGGGCAACCTGGCTGCCCGGAAGCCCAGCAGACACCTCTGGTTTGCAGACCGCTACCTCAGTGCTGTGGGGCTGGTGAAGCAGGTTGAGTGGCGGGCACTGGGACACTTTCCTGATGGCCCACGCTTCCGTCATGCTGTAACTGTGGTGGGCAACAACCTCTACGTCCTGGGTGGAAAGCACTACTACGGGGTCCATGACACCCTAGCCAGTGTCTACAG GTACCAGCCTATGGATGATTCTTGGGAGCGTCTGGCCAGTATGACATGTGGACGGAGCTACTTTGCTGCTGTGGCACTTGGTAATTTCATCTATGCCCTGGGGGGAAGCTCAGGGGAGCTCTACTGCACAGACACTGTGGAGTGCTACAACCTGGCCAATGATAcctggag GAGGTGCCAGCCCCTGCCAATGGCTCTGTGTGGGCATGCAGCATGTGCCCTGGATGGTGAGCTCTACGTGTCAGGTGGTTGTGATGAAGCATACCAGTGTCAAGCATCCTTGCTCCGCTATGTCCCAGGTGCACCTGTCACACTCCTTGCCCCCATGAATGGCCAGCGAGCTGGCCACATCATGGAGGAGGCAGGTGGGCAGCTCTATGTGGCTGGGGGCCTGTGTCAGCGGGCTGGGCAGACTGGCTACAGGGACCAGCTGACCTTTGAGGTCTACAGCCCCAAGCAGAACATCTGGGTCCTCCTCAGCCCTCTCCCCCGTGCACATGTAGTTGgaggtgcagctgtgctgggaggggagCTGCTTGTACTGGGAGGGTACAGTCATGAGACCTACCAGGACACGCACTTGATTCATGCCTACCAACCAGGTACCCGGCGCTGGATCACCCGGGGCACCTTGCCCCATGCATACACTGACCTACAAGCCTGTGTTCTCACTGTACCTTCTGCCTTGCGTGCCCCCAGCTGCCTTAAGGACCCCTTGAGATCAACTGAAACTCCCAATAATGCTTAG
- the GP1BA gene encoding platelet glycoprotein Ib alpha chain, translated as MQVPALTLVTLLALLSPARPCPSEMNKVKDLLEVNCTGQALRAVPPDLPADTGILLLSNNYLESLSTTAFLPLTQLQDIDLANNGLVALHTGALLPSVKDLTLSHNALAALPILEGLPALTHLAVAHNSLETLAPGAFRTVPQLQNLDLRGNKMQQLPWEAFAGLMALKELDLSDNLLKELPKELLQDLQNLETLWLSGNQLQTLPTDFFPKGRLFMYVFLTENPWNCNCDLRYLQTWIQKNADIVYQPERGLEETKVEVAPEKVLCHSPTEHREKPIIHFKLNCSIVEDADEEEGDEYNYGEETPEKATVTTFPPHGFIPKEDTTMPSAVTSSCLPTLTTTGSPLTRPSFSTPCTSTLSPSTLLVMLTSTTTPVPASPTMTSPQNPSTATILTAATTITLHRPATLGNATSLPTAMSRSPSSTSGHPQTTLAASTIYGSLVGSTGTFLTTSTAVPSSAMLEASSIVRSPSPPPMLANTVLSTHATTLPPPLDTTHFTQPACSPLPAPPSLCPCSIHTGRAVPVLHLQAGGEGPQWGQWVLRHCCLLHWVLYLASLFVMVLTLLALAGWMAWMCLVGKPSWHQSLQTQEVRYPLQEWRESTGNPMMHLSSFKIPLQRPTFCTIKEVDLCPEVTYCTIKDLGIQCSPPASYSFCTTKELWVHHSPLHTSVKPFSRKLMVTDLGFPRTPSAYSLDTGVEAIGDVRVKYAGNTM; from the coding sequence ATGCAGGTCCCTGCCCTGACCCTGGTCACTCTCCTGGCCCTGTtgtccccagcccggccctgccccTCAGAGATGAACAAGGTCAAGGACCTCCTGGAGGTGAACTGCACAGGGCAGGCTCTCAGGGCAGTGCCCCCAGACCTGCCTGCAGATACAGGCATCCTACTTCTCAGCAACAATTACTTGGAGTCCCTCTCCACCACTGCCTTTCTGCCCCTCACCCAGCTTCAGGACATTGACCTGGCCAACAATGGGCTGGTGGCTCTGCACACAGGGGCCCTGCTGCCATCCGTGAAGGACCTGACCCTCTCCCACAATGCACTGGCAGCCCTACCCATCCTGGAGGGCCTGCCTGCGCTCACCCACCTGGCTGTGGCCCACAACAGCCTGGAGACACTGGCCCCGGGGGCTTTCCGCACAGTGCCACAGCTGCAGAATCTGGACTTGAGAGGGAACAAGatgcagcagctgccctgggaggCCTTTGCAGGGCTGATGGCACTCAAGGAGTTGGACCTCTCAGACAACCTCCTGAAAGAGCTACCCAAGGAGTTGCTGCAGGACCTGCAAAACTTGGAGACTCTCTGGCTCTCAGGAAACCAGCTGCAGACCCTGCCCACTGACTTTTTCCCAAAGGGGCGTCTCTTCATGTATGTTTTCCTCACTGAGAACCCCTGGAATTGCAACTGTGACCTGCGCTACCTCCAGACCTGGATCCAGAAGAATGCTGACATTGTTTATCAGCCAGAGCGAGGCCTGGAGGAAACAAAGGTGGAGGTCGCACCTGAGAAGGTACTGTGTCACAGCCCTACTGAGCATAGGGAGAAGCCCATCATTCACTTCAAGCTTAACTGCAGCATTGTGGAGGATGCAGATGAGGAAGAAGGGGATGAATACAATTATGGGGAAGAAACACCAGAGAAAGCTACCGTGACCACCTTCCCCCCACATGGATTCATCCCCAAAGAGGACACTACCATGCCCTCTGCTGTTACCTCATCTTGCCTTCCTACCCTCACTACCACAGGATCTCCCCTCACCAGACCTTCCTTCAGCACCCCTTGTACCTCCACCCTTTCCCCAAGCACTTTGCTTGTGATGCTGACAAGCACCACCACTCCTGTACCAGCCAGTCCCACCATGACATCCCCACAGAACCCCAGCACTGCTACCATTCTCACTGCTGCTACCACCATCACCCTGCACAGACCTGCCACCCTTGGCAATGCCACCTCGCTGCCAACAGCTATGAGCAGGAGCCCTTCTAGCACCAGTGGCCATCCTCAAACCACCCTTGCTGCCAGCACTATCTATGGTAGTCTCGTGGGGTCCACTGGCACATTTCTCACCACTTCCACAGCAGTGCCTTCTTCTGCCATGCTAGAAGCTTCTTCTATTGTCAgatctccatctcctcctccgATGCTGGCCAACACTGTGCTTTCCACTCATGCCACAACACTACCACCTCCCCTGGACACCACACATTTCACCCAGCCTGCATGCTCCCCCCTAcctgctcctccttccctctgcccttGCTCCATCCATACAGGACGGGCTGTACCTGTGCTGCATTTGCAGGCAGGTGGGGAGGGTCCACAGTGGGGGCAGTGGGTGCTGAGGCACTGCTGCCTGTTGCACTGGGTGCTCTACCTGGCTTCCTTGTTTGTGATGGTCCTGACCTTGCTGGCTCTAGCAGGTTGGATGGCATGGATGTGTCTGGTGGGAAAACCCTCCTGGCACCAGTCCTTGCAGACCCAAGAGGTGCGATATCCACTGCAGGAATGGAGGGAGTCAACAGGAAACCCTATGATGCATCTCAGCAGTTTCAAAATACCCCTCCAGCGACCCACATTCTGTACAATCAAGGAAGTGGACTTGTGCCCTGAGGTTACCTACTGCACAATTAAAGATCTGGGGATACAGTGCAGTCCTCCTGCAAGTTACTCTTTCTGCACTACAAAGGAACTGTGGGTTCACCACAGTCCTCTGCACACATCAGTCAAGCCTTTTTCCAGGAAGCTGATGGTCACAGACCTTGGCTTCCCGAGGACCCCATCTGCTTACAGCCTAGACACGGGTGTCGAGGCCATTGGTGATGTCAGAGTGAAATATGCAGGTAACACCATGTAA